One region of Acidimicrobiales bacterium genomic DNA includes:
- a CDS encoding DM13 domain-containing protein → MRAGGRCVAMVACLSLLVAACGGGDGTGEAAGGTPPSADRTTTTAPAGETTVVSRAAPRWETVTTLQGSGPSRTAAFTIIDSAIQWRVRWTCDAGRLTITSDPPPRKPRPVAEGTCPGKGEGFGIHTGSIRLDVATTGPWTAVVDQQIDTPLVEAPLAGMAPETLVGAGPFSPVEMEGKGTARLYELADGTRLVRFEDDFEVSTNTDLFVWLSEAEAPKTSEEAVASPFVQLGNLKSTLGSQNYVVPAGVPTDKVRSVVIWCAPVAIAYAMAPLTRS, encoded by the coding sequence ATGCGTGCCGGGGGCAGGTGCGTCGCCATGGTGGCGTGTCTCTCGCTGCTGGTCGCTGCATGCGGCGGTGGGGACGGCACGGGCGAGGCGGCCGGGGGGACGCCCCCGTCCGCCGACCGGACCACGACGACGGCCCCGGCGGGGGAGACGACCGTCGTCAGCCGCGCCGCTCCGCGTTGGGAGACGGTCACCACGCTCCAGGGCTCGGGCCCCTCCCGGACCGCCGCCTTCACGATCATCGACAGCGCCATCCAGTGGCGCGTCCGGTGGACGTGCGACGCCGGGCGCCTCACCATCACGAGCGATCCGCCCCCTCGCAAGCCGCGGCCCGTCGCCGAGGGCACCTGCCCGGGCAAGGGCGAGGGGTTCGGCATCCACACCGGTTCGATCCGGCTGGACGTGGCGACGACCGGGCCGTGGACCGCCGTCGTCGACCAGCAGATCGACACGCCGCTGGTCGAGGCGCCGCTGGCCGGGATGGCGCCCGAGACGCTCGTCGGCGCCGGCCCGTTCTCGCCCGTCGAGATGGAGGGGAAGGGCACGGCCCGGCTGTACGAGCTCGCTGACGGGACGCGCCTCGTGCGCTTCGAGGACGACTTCGAGGTCTCCACCAACACCGACCTGTTCGTGTGGCTCAGCGAGGCGGAGGCGCCCAAGACCAGCGAGGAGGCGGTCGCCAGCCCGTTCGTCCAGCTGGGCAACCTCAAGTCGACGCTCGGCAGCCAGAACTACGTCGTCCCGGCCGGTGTGCCGACCGACAAGGTCCGCTCGGTCGTCATCTGGTGCGCGCCGGTGGCCATCGCCTACGCGATGGCGCCCTTGACCCGATCGTGA
- a CDS encoding vanadium-dependent haloperoxidase produces MSRTSLTSSPRRRAGAALIAALVLAAAACGDGDGGEDGASTGEPVVETKAEPSAGRWRTWVLNAPDEIPVPPPPGEGSAGARADEEELRKLADERTPEVEDIIRKWAGEGEPVSAPWVEMALEFVSAREKDPPNSSRAYALVSVAAYDAMVAAWHYKYEYDREAPDVVERLSGPGPDPSYPSEHAVIAGATSRVLAYLFPERPALRLEEAADQAALSRVQAGANWPSDIDAGLALGTAIGDKVVAHAKADGADREWDGTRPGGRPRYWEPPTGSVANPVQPLAGTWKTWVMEKGDQFRPGPPPVFGSPEFRAQAEEMVRVKAELTEEQKRKATFWAGGQGTPLPAGVWNEVALAYLRDRQPSEPQAERAMALANVAMADAGVAAWDAKYAYWDPRPENGVQDLGVDPAWKPYIDTPFFPSYISGHATYSGAVSEVLSYLFPDNAAEFRAKAEEAANARLWGGIHWRKDNEVGLQVGEKIGRLVVDRAEADGAPAAD; encoded by the coding sequence GTGTCCCGCACTTCTCTGACGTCGAGCCCGCGTCGACGGGCGGGAGCCGCCCTGATCGCCGCGCTCGTCCTGGCCGCCGCCGCGTGCGGCGACGGCGACGGCGGAGAGGACGGTGCCTCCACCGGTGAGCCGGTGGTCGAGACGAAGGCCGAACCGAGCGCGGGAAGGTGGCGCACGTGGGTCCTCAACGCGCCGGACGAGATCCCCGTGCCTCCGCCGCCGGGCGAGGGGTCGGCCGGGGCCCGGGCCGACGAGGAGGAGCTGCGGAAGCTCGCCGACGAGCGCACGCCGGAGGTCGAGGACATCATCCGCAAGTGGGCCGGCGAGGGCGAGCCGGTGAGCGCCCCGTGGGTCGAGATGGCCCTCGAGTTCGTCTCGGCTCGGGAGAAGGACCCGCCCAACTCGTCGCGTGCCTACGCCCTGGTGAGCGTGGCCGCCTACGACGCCATGGTGGCCGCCTGGCACTACAAGTACGAGTACGACCGGGAGGCGCCCGACGTGGTCGAGCGGCTGTCCGGGCCCGGGCCCGACCCGTCGTACCCGTCCGAGCACGCGGTCATCGCCGGGGCCACCTCCCGGGTCCTCGCCTACCTGTTCCCCGAGCGGCCGGCCCTGCGGCTGGAGGAAGCAGCCGACCAGGCCGCCCTGTCGCGGGTGCAGGCGGGTGCCAACTGGCCGAGCGACATCGACGCCGGCCTGGCGCTCGGCACGGCGATCGGCGACAAGGTCGTGGCCCACGCCAAGGCGGACGGCGCCGACCGGGAGTGGGACGGGACCCGTCCCGGCGGCCGGCCCCGCTACTGGGAGCCGCCGACCGGCTCGGTCGCCAACCCCGTCCAGCCGCTGGCGGGGACGTGGAAGACCTGGGTGATGGAGAAGGGCGACCAGTTCCGGCCCGGCCCGCCGCCGGTGTTCGGGTCGCCGGAGTTCCGGGCGCAGGCGGAGGAGATGGTCCGGGTCAAGGCCGAGCTCACCGAGGAGCAGAAGCGCAAGGCGACGTTCTGGGCCGGCGGCCAGGGGACGCCCCTGCCCGCCGGCGTCTGGAACGAGGTGGCCCTGGCCTATCTCCGGGACCGCCAGCCGAGCGAGCCCCAGGCGGAGCGGGCGATGGCGCTGGCCAACGTCGCCATGGCGGACGCCGGCGTCGCCGCGTGGGACGCCAAGTACGCCTACTGGGACCCCCGGCCCGAGAACGGGGTCCAGGACCTGGGCGTGGACCCGGCGTGGAAGCCCTACATCGACACGCCGTTCTTCCCGTCCTACATCTCGGGCCACGCCACCTACTCCGGCGCGGTGAGCGAGGTGCTCTCCTACCTGTTCCCGGACAACGCGGCGGAGTTCCGTGCCAAGGCGGAGGAGGCGGCGAACGCCCGGCTGTGGGGCGGCATCCACTGGCGGAAGGACAACGAGGTCGGCCTGCAGGTCGGGGAGAAGATCGGCCGGCTGGTCGTCGACCGGGCCGAGGCGGACGGGGCGCCCGCCGCCGACTGA